From the Actinomycetes bacterium genome, one window contains:
- a CDS encoding inorganic phosphate transporter, translating to MSADDVVLALTVLMALGFDFTNGFHDTANAVATSIATGAMRPRAAVLMAGALNFVGALLSLSVAATIAKGIVNTGSVTLTVVFCGLVGAIMWNLVTWYLGFPSSSSHALIGGVVGAAFIAGGVNAIQVHGLVSKVIVPGVLAPVAAAGIAGIATLAVYVLIRGVRTQVREAGFKIGQIGSASLLALAHGTNDAQKTMGVITLALIANGTISPNAGIPEWVVLSCALAIAIGTATGGFRIIRTVGHRLTHIETPQGFASSTSATAVILASTHFGYPLSTTQVVTGSVVGSGVGRRVAGVHWGVAGRVVTAWVITLPSAALVGALAWRLATAIGGSAGVLVVFALSILAAGLIFRAARKAPVNASNVNAPETADRPLPDAREPYANV from the coding sequence GTGAGCGCCGATGACGTCGTGCTGGCCCTTACCGTCCTCATGGCGCTCGGATTCGACTTCACCAACGGCTTCCACGACACCGCGAACGCCGTCGCAACATCGATCGCCACGGGGGCGATGCGGCCACGGGCCGCCGTCTTGATGGCCGGCGCGCTCAACTTCGTCGGTGCGCTGCTGTCCCTCTCGGTGGCGGCGACGATCGCCAAGGGCATCGTCAACACCGGTTCGGTCACCCTGACCGTCGTGTTCTGCGGTCTCGTCGGCGCCATCATGTGGAACCTCGTGACCTGGTACCTCGGCTTCCCGTCCAGCTCCTCCCACGCGCTGATCGGCGGTGTCGTAGGCGCCGCGTTCATCGCCGGTGGCGTCAACGCAATCCAGGTGCACGGCCTGGTGTCCAAGGTGATCGTGCCCGGCGTCCTCGCGCCGGTCGCTGCCGCCGGGATCGCGGGCATCGCGACGCTGGCCGTGTACGTCCTCATCCGGGGCGTGCGCACCCAGGTCCGCGAGGCCGGGTTCAAGATCGGACAGATCGGGTCGGCGTCGCTGCTCGCTCTGGCCCACGGGACCAACGACGCGCAGAAGACGATGGGCGTGATCACCCTGGCGCTCATCGCGAACGGGACCATCTCGCCGAACGCCGGCATCCCCGAGTGGGTGGTGCTCTCGTGTGCGCTCGCCATCGCGATCGGTACGGCCACCGGAGGGTTTCGCATCATCCGGACCGTCGGGCACCGGCTGACCCACATCGAGACTCCCCAGGGGTTCGCCTCGTCCACCTCGGCGACAGCCGTGATCCTCGCCTCCACCCACTTCGGCTACCCCCTCTCCACCACGCAGGTCGTCACCGGGAGCGTCGTCGGCTCAGGGGTCGGCCGCCGGGTCGCGGGGGTCCACTGGGGCGTCGCCGGACGGGTGGTCACGGCGTGGGTCATCACGCTGCCGTCCGCTGCTCTGGTGGGGGCTCTCGCCTGGCGGCTCGCGACCGCGATCGGGGGCAGCGCCGGCGTCCTGGTCGTCTTCGCGCTGTCGATCCTCGCGGCTGGACTCATCTTCCGCGCGGCCCGCAAGGCACCGGTCAACGCCTCGAACGTCAACGCGCCCGAGACCGCCGACCGGCCGCTCCCCGACGCCCGGGAGCCATACGCCAATGTCTGA
- a CDS encoding CDP-alcohol phosphatidyltransferase family protein produces the protein MEVQETHVQTTRVLTVPNALSLLRLLAIPLFLWLVLVPEADGWAALVLVLSAFTDYLDGYLARRWHQISRVGQLLDPVVDRLCTVATLLGLAIRDIVPWWFVALLVLRDVMLVATGPTLRRLGLTALPVHFLGKAATFNLLISFPLLLLGAGSGTAAAIASTFGWAFAIWGAALYWWSGLLYVEQVRRLAGGPARVVGAPTGGVA, from the coding sequence GTGGAGGTCCAGGAGACGCACGTGCAGACGACGCGCGTCCTCACCGTCCCTAACGCCTTGTCCCTCCTGCGCCTGCTCGCCATCCCGCTGTTCCTCTGGCTGGTCCTCGTCCCGGAGGCGGACGGGTGGGCGGCCCTCGTCCTCGTCCTCAGCGCGTTCACCGACTACCTCGACGGCTACCTGGCCCGGCGCTGGCACCAGATCTCCCGGGTGGGGCAGCTGCTGGACCCCGTCGTCGACCGGCTCTGCACGGTCGCGACCTTGCTCGGGCTGGCGATCCGCGACATTGTGCCCTGGTGGTTCGTGGCTCTCCTGGTCTTGCGTGACGTCATGCTGGTCGCCACCGGCCCGACGTTGCGCCGCCTCGGCCTGACCGCCCTGCCGGTCCACTTCCTGGGCAAGGCGGCGACCTTCAACCTGCTGATCTCGTTCCCGCTCCTGCTGCTGGGCGCCGGGTCAGGGACGGCGGCGGCGATCGCCTCGACGTTCGGGTGGGCCTTCGCTATCTGGGGTGCCGCGCTGTACTGGTGGTCGGGCCTGCTCTACGTCGAGCAGGTGCGCCGGCTCGCCGGCGGACCCGCCCGCGTGGTCGGGGCCCCGACGGGAGGTGTCGCGTGA
- a CDS encoding sugar phosphate nucleotidyltransferase: MKAVVMAGGEGTRLRPMTATLPKPLLPVVHKPIMEHVLDLLKRHGMTDTVVTVQFLASILRNYFGDGEELGMRLTYSSEETPLGTAGSVKRAEAELRDGSFLVISGDALTDIDLSALVDFHRTKGAMVTVCLTRVADPVEFGITITDDEHRVQRFLEKPSWGQVFSDTVNTGIYVMEPEVFDHVPEGQVVDWSGDVFPKLLADGLPVLGHVSDGYWEDVGTLESYLRAQVDVLLGKVKVVMPGFEVSPGVWVGEGSDVDPDATVKGPVYIGDYSKVEAGAELREFTVLGSNVVVREGAFVHRSVIHDNVFVGPHTNIRGCVVGKGTDLMRASRVEEGAVIGDECVVEEEAIISPGVKVYPFKTIEAGAVVHDSVIWESRGTRSLFGPRGMSGIVNVEITPELVVRLVSAYASTLRKGAAVTVSRDHSRAARALKRAAIAAFNASAIDVRDLEVAPPQVTRLTAVRQAGAGGLMIRTTPGVPDSVDIVFLDDTGADLAPSAQRKVERILQRGEFRRAFPGEIGDLSFPPRAVESYVQHLTGAVDISGIGAGEVKLVVDCAGGVASLILPTLLSRVGVDVLTVNARLDDANPTESPAERREALARLGGLVASSRAAFGVRFDPVGERLSIVDDTGHPIEDERALLVFLDLIAAERRGKKVALPVSTTRVAEQVCRFHGVEVEWVTTAPDSIVRAAASPDLAGAGDGRGGYVVPEASPAIDGNAAFLRLLGLVARTRLTLSQIEARIPTAHVLRADVETPWAAKGQVMRSVIEAAGGRGLDTTDGVRVVEDDGRWALVLPDPSQAITHLWAEGGTEDEAADLLQEWASVVARAGR, translated from the coding sequence GTGAAGGCCGTCGTGATGGCCGGCGGCGAGGGGACCAGGCTGCGCCCGATGACGGCGACGCTGCCCAAGCCGCTGCTGCCCGTGGTGCACAAACCGATCATGGAGCACGTCCTGGACCTGCTGAAGCGGCACGGGATGACCGACACCGTCGTCACCGTGCAGTTCCTCGCCTCGATCCTGCGCAACTACTTCGGGGACGGCGAGGAGCTCGGCATGCGGCTGACCTACTCCTCGGAGGAGACGCCGCTCGGGACGGCGGGCAGCGTCAAGCGGGCCGAGGCCGAGCTGCGTGACGGCAGCTTCCTCGTGATAAGCGGGGACGCGCTCACCGACATCGACCTGTCCGCCCTCGTGGACTTCCACCGCACCAAGGGTGCGATGGTCACGGTGTGTCTGACCCGCGTGGCCGACCCGGTGGAGTTCGGGATCACCATCACCGACGACGAGCACCGGGTGCAGCGCTTCCTCGAGAAGCCGTCATGGGGGCAGGTGTTCAGCGACACCGTCAACACCGGTATCTACGTCATGGAGCCTGAGGTCTTCGACCACGTCCCGGAGGGTCAGGTGGTCGACTGGTCGGGCGACGTCTTCCCGAAGCTGCTGGCCGACGGGCTGCCGGTGCTCGGTCACGTCAGCGACGGGTACTGGGAGGACGTGGGGACTCTCGAGTCCTACCTGCGCGCCCAGGTCGACGTCCTCCTCGGCAAGGTCAAGGTCGTCATGCCCGGTTTCGAGGTCTCGCCCGGGGTGTGGGTGGGTGAGGGCTCGGACGTCGACCCGGACGCGACGGTCAAGGGGCCGGTGTACATCGGCGACTACTCCAAGGTCGAGGCGGGCGCCGAGCTGCGCGAGTTCACCGTCCTGGGTAGCAACGTCGTCGTGCGCGAGGGTGCCTTCGTCCATCGCAGCGTCATCCACGACAACGTCTTCGTGGGACCGCACACCAACATCCGCGGCTGCGTCGTCGGCAAGGGGACGGACCTGATGCGCGCCAGCCGGGTCGAGGAAGGCGCGGTCATCGGCGACGAGTGCGTCGTCGAGGAGGAGGCGATCATCTCGCCCGGGGTGAAGGTCTACCCCTTCAAGACGATCGAGGCCGGCGCTGTCGTCCACGACAGCGTGATCTGGGAGAGCCGGGGCACCCGCTCCCTGTTCGGGCCACGCGGGATGTCGGGCATCGTCAACGTCGAGATCACTCCGGAGCTGGTCGTGCGGCTCGTCTCGGCGTACGCCTCGACCCTGCGCAAAGGCGCGGCGGTGACGGTGAGCCGGGACCACTCCCGCGCCGCGCGCGCCCTCAAGCGGGCCGCGATCGCGGCTTTCAACGCCTCCGCGATAGACGTCCGTGACCTCGAGGTCGCCCCGCCACAGGTCACCAGGCTCACCGCGGTCCGCCAGGCCGGAGCCGGTGGCCTGATGATCCGGACCACGCCCGGCGTCCCCGACTCCGTCGACATCGTCTTCCTCGACGACACCGGCGCGGACCTCGCCCCCTCGGCTCAGCGCAAGGTCGAGCGCATCCTGCAGCGGGGGGAGTTCCGGCGCGCCTTCCCGGGCGAGATCGGGGACCTGTCCTTCCCGCCTCGTGCCGTGGAGTCCTACGTCCAGCACCTGACCGGGGCCGTCGACATCTCGGGTATCGGGGCCGGTGAGGTCAAGCTCGTCGTCGACTGCGCGGGTGGGGTTGCGTCGTTGATTCTTCCGACGCTGCTCAGCCGGGTGGGGGTCGACGTCCTCACCGTCAACGCCCGCCTCGACGACGCCAACCCGACCGAGAGCCCGGCCGAGCGCCGCGAGGCCCTAGCCCGTCTCGGGGGGCTGGTGGCCTCCTCCCGAGCCGCCTTCGGAGTCCGCTTCGACCCGGTCGGCGAGCGGCTGAGCATCGTCGACGACACCGGACACCCGATCGAGGACGAACGGGCGCTGCTGGTCTTCCTCGACCTCATCGCTGCCGAGCGGCGCGGCAAGAAGGTCGCGCTGCCTGTGAGCACGACGCGGGTGGCGGAGCAGGTGTGCCGCTTCCATGGCGTCGAGGTCGAGTGGGTGACCACCGCCCCGGACTCCATCGTCCGCGCCGCGGCATCGCCCGACCTCGCCGGCGCGGGGGACGGACGAGGCGGGTACGTGGTCCCCGAGGCGAGCCCGGCCATCGACGGCAACGCCGCGTTCCTTCGCCTGCTCGGCCTGGTCGCGCGCACCCGCCTGACCCTCTCCCAGATCGAGGCCCGGATCCCCACGGCGCACGTCCTTCGCGCCGACGTGGAGACCCCGTGGGCGGCGAAGGGCCAGGTGATGCGCTCTGTCATCGAGGCCGCCGGCGGGCGCGGTCTCGACACCACCGACGGGGTCCGGGTCGTGGAGGACGACGGCCGCTGGGCGCTCGTCCTGCCCGACCCGTCGCAGGCGATCACCCACCTGTGGGCCGAGGGCGGCACCGAGGACGAGGCGGCCGACCTGCTCCAGGAGTGGGCGAGCGTCGTCGCGCGGGCCGGCCGGTAG